Proteins co-encoded in one Saprospira grandis genomic window:
- the hemH gene encoding ferrochelatase: MALAGKTGVLLVNLGTPDAPTRGAVYRYLKEFLLDGRVIDINPIARNILVRGIIAPFRSGASAKLYQELWTDEGSPLKVFGYFLQEEVQKQLGDDYIVELGMRYQNPSIKSALDKLMAQQISRLVVLPLFPQYASATTGSVHDEVMRLLRQEQIIPEISFINSYHDHPKMIAAFVARAQEHNIEDYDHVLFSYHGLPKRQLVKADRCNHCMKTADCCETLSIKNQHCYSAQCFDTSRAIAEALNLPKEKYSNCFQSRLGRDPWLEPYTSDLLKERYEKGDRKILVFCPAFVADCLETTIEISEEYAEEFEEMGGEHLQLLEGLNDHPLWVEAVVELIQEA; this comes from the coding sequence ATGGCTTTAGCCGGAAAAACAGGGGTTTTGCTTGTAAACTTGGGGACACCCGATGCCCCAACTAGAGGGGCTGTTTATCGCTACCTCAAAGAATTTTTATTGGATGGGCGGGTAATTGACATTAACCCTATTGCCCGAAATATTTTGGTCCGTGGCATTATTGCGCCTTTTCGCTCTGGCGCTTCGGCCAAGTTGTATCAAGAGCTCTGGACCGATGAGGGCTCGCCCCTAAAGGTTTTTGGCTATTTTCTCCAAGAGGAGGTCCAAAAACAATTGGGCGATGATTATATCGTAGAACTGGGGATGCGCTACCAAAATCCCTCTATCAAGTCGGCCCTCGATAAACTGATGGCCCAACAAATTAGCCGGCTAGTGGTGCTGCCGCTCTTTCCCCAATATGCCTCGGCCACTACGGGCTCGGTGCATGATGAGGTGATGCGTTTGCTCCGGCAAGAGCAAATTATTCCCGAAATTAGCTTTATCAATTCTTATCACGATCATCCCAAAATGATTGCCGCCTTTGTGGCCCGCGCCCAAGAACACAATATTGAGGACTATGATCATGTGCTCTTTTCTTATCATGGGCTGCCCAAACGCCAACTCGTCAAGGCCGACCGCTGCAACCACTGTATGAAAACAGCAGATTGCTGCGAAACGCTCAGCATTAAGAACCAACATTGTTATAGTGCCCAATGTTTTGATACTAGCCGCGCTATTGCCGAAGCCCTAAATTTGCCCAAGGAAAAATATAGCAATTGCTTTCAGTCTCGCCTTGGCCGAGACCCCTGGCTGGAGCCCTATACTAGCGATTTGCTCAAGGAACGCTATGAAAAAGGCGACCGCAAGATTCTGGTCTTTTGTCCCGCCTTTGTGGCCGATTGCCTAGAAACTACTATCGAAATCTCTGAGGAATATGCCGAGGAGTTTGAAGAAATGGGGGGCGAACATCTCCAACTGTTAGAAGGCCTGAATGATCACCCGCTTTGGGTGGAGGCTGTGGTGGAGCTGATCCAAGAAGCTTAA
- a CDS encoding peptidoglycan-binding domain-containing protein, with protein sequence MGQLSLHTYIFFLTSFLVTVSIQAQTQDIFESLRKQAELGKTYFIGLANANSEESYDLNEGYYLKFVPAKYETTQDSILVSPALNGNFDTTNYFMSTEILTLREPVSEWRPADVSEICRQDEEPKHKVAACLVKLAPEYKVVNTRFYPFKDILDTSRTDHIIPAVYELVERQTLKQKSRIEIIPESAGRPSLKAGEKLRYLPPGQWQSWQEVVCPFGVFNAPTAYEIQEALRKLGYKLPKTGDYDEATRRFLRQFQKDYGINPEEGELSQATIDKLGLERRPLISVDY encoded by the coding sequence ATGGGGCAATTATCTCTACACACTTACATATTTTTCTTGACTAGCTTTCTAGTTACGGTAAGCATACAGGCACAAACTCAAGATATCTTTGAAAGCCTAAGAAAACAAGCTGAATTGGGCAAAACTTACTTCATTGGCTTGGCTAATGCAAATAGCGAAGAAAGCTATGACCTAAATGAAGGCTATTACCTCAAGTTTGTTCCCGCCAAATACGAAACGACCCAAGATAGTATTCTCGTCTCGCCAGCCCTAAACGGCAATTTCGATACGACCAACTATTTTATGAGTACAGAAATTCTAACACTCCGAGAACCCGTTTCTGAGTGGAGACCCGCCGATGTCTCCGAAATTTGCCGCCAAGATGAAGAACCTAAACATAAGGTGGCCGCTTGCTTGGTCAAATTGGCCCCAGAATATAAGGTGGTCAATACCCGCTTTTATCCCTTCAAAGATATTTTGGATACTAGCCGTACCGATCATATCATCCCCGCAGTCTATGAGTTGGTCGAAAGACAAACCCTAAAGCAAAAAAGCCGTATCGAAATTATTCCAGAATCTGCTGGTAGACCCAGTCTCAAAGCTGGCGAAAAATTGCGTTATTTGCCCCCAGGCCAATGGCAAAGCTGGCAGGAAGTTGTCTGCCCCTTTGGCGTATTTAATGCCCCCACCGCCTACGAAATTCAAGAGGCTTTGCGCAAGCTCGGCTATAAATTACCCAAAACCGGAGACTATGATGAGGCCACCCGCCGCTTCCTCCGCCAGTTCCAAAAAGATTATGGCATCAACCCTGAAGAAGGCGAACTCTCTCAGGCAACTATAGATAAATTGGGCCTAGAAAGACGACCACTAATTAGTGTAGATTACTAG
- a CDS encoding NAD(P)/FAD-dependent oxidoreductase encodes MLSFWEKEQFFAPQDIVIVGAGLVGLNAALKLRQLRPKAKILVLEKGLLPAGASSRNAGFACFGSPGELYEDLKSHSWAELEELLYQRYLGLRLLRETLDDQNIAYQGGGSLELFRAEEEAQYQAILDQLPSFNKRLAPLFEGRSLFSPLAKDALKKEGLQNFSRALENSLEGQIDTGKMMRTLVQRVEMAGISIRWGAELLDWEQGARGLCLNLRFGPEQLRLYSQQLLICNNGFGPRLLPDLALQPARNQVILSERIPNLALKRPCHAQAGYVYFRPIAGRILLGGGRHLDPIGETTDELGQTAKIQDFLADYLENVLGQKVGISQSWSGILGVGPQKKPLLGQSEAGVYYALRLGGMGVALGSLLGQKAANLLSQ; translated from the coding sequence ATGCTAAGTTTCTGGGAGAAAGAACAATTTTTCGCACCGCAGGACATCGTCATTGTTGGTGCAGGTTTAGTAGGACTAAATGCGGCCCTAAAATTAAGGCAGCTCCGGCCAAAAGCTAAAATATTGGTCCTAGAAAAAGGACTTTTGCCTGCTGGGGCCAGTAGTCGAAATGCAGGTTTTGCATGTTTTGGCAGCCCTGGCGAGCTCTATGAGGACCTTAAATCGCATAGTTGGGCAGAACTAGAGGAGCTTTTATATCAACGTTATTTGGGCCTGCGTTTATTGCGAGAAACCCTAGACGATCAAAATATCGCCTATCAGGGCGGGGGCAGCCTAGAACTCTTTAGGGCCGAAGAAGAGGCCCAATATCAGGCTATTTTGGACCAACTGCCCAGCTTTAACAAGCGCTTGGCTCCCCTTTTTGAGGGCCGATCGCTATTTAGTCCCTTGGCCAAAGATGCGCTAAAAAAAGAAGGTTTGCAAAATTTTTCTAGGGCTTTAGAGAATAGCTTAGAGGGCCAAATAGATACGGGGAAAATGATGCGGACCTTGGTCCAGAGAGTAGAAATGGCAGGCATTAGTATTCGTTGGGGGGCCGAGCTTTTGGATTGGGAACAAGGGGCTAGGGGGCTTTGTTTAAATCTTCGTTTTGGTCCAGAACAACTAAGACTATACAGCCAGCAGCTCTTAATTTGCAACAATGGCTTTGGTCCTCGCCTATTGCCTGATTTGGCTCTACAGCCAGCTCGGAACCAAGTAATTTTGAGCGAGCGCATTCCCAATTTGGCCCTAAAGCGGCCCTGCCATGCTCAGGCGGGCTATGTTTATTTTCGGCCCATAGCTGGGCGGATATTACTGGGTGGTGGGCGACATCTGGACCCTATTGGAGAAACTACCGATGAACTAGGGCAAACGGCAAAGATTCAGGACTTTTTAGCCGATTATTTAGAGAACGTATTGGGCCAAAAAGTAGGCATTAGCCAAAGTTGGTCGGGAATACTGGGCGTAGGGCCACAGAAAAAGCCCCTTTTGGGCCAAAGCGAAGCAGGGGTATATTATGCCCTGCGTTTGGGGGGAATGGGCGTAGCCTTGGGCAGTTTATTGGGCCAAAAAGCGGCTAACTTATTAAGTCAATAG
- a CDS encoding T9SS-dependent choice-of-anchor J family protein codes for MQKLSIQIFMLFCLSLLSFSVSAQLTEDFEGSIPPTGWAIFDNGNGTAQSWQASTTSNTGAQAAYVRYEYVTTGTAVDWMVTPLVNITAGASDLAFYQRQFYGSDYGTIYTIRVSTTSQTDTTTFTTIDTQSELDFGTSYTPKLVDLSAYIGQSVYVAFVMEQDGGDNWYIDDLSIGAPPCLDPSAVTASNITANSADISFNANGAPQAEVALVAAGAAAPTSGTVTSSNPFSATGLADGSSYDIYVRGLCSGGGNSNWVGPISFTTSCLGVQGDMANDAFVISTPNFNQAGATDSCYTNTVGNSSADVWFQYVIPSCTDSLYIALDSSDFDTYLRVFGADTTTSLAVNDDGGAGATSRLALSILNNANFNSGDTIYIVVEGFSGNEGNYVLDVQATTSSSPAGDWANTAIGISALPFVANNATSCYSNTAGQAAADVWFEYIVEDCLDSILISLAGSDYDSYLNIYAADSSTILFSNDNGAGNNNAALNIAVGASINSGDTIYILVEGAGTASGNFQLDVQPVFASLAGNTIQQAISFNSFPFSNSGATTGCYQNTIGNSSADVWFQHVLDNCTDTLFISLDSSDFDTYLRVYAADGTTQLDYNDDGGQGTTSYLLLDIVNDPNYNGGDTIYILVEGYGSSTGNYGLNIDAVRCDPAVSATVVVNGLQTTYCNANNIPSPQMVIYNGGNSDLAMVPYTVTLSTLPFTIAVDTAYNIPMDDSVVISLPAFPSASGNGIFEVSIDVPGDYDLSDNVYTQVLAISNTVSTVSAVDVACHGDANGSATAMGQAGIAPYSYIWDANAGSQTTATATGLNAGTYNVTITDSIGCGTQNSVQITEPTILTVDAVNNNDGTATASVSGGVASYSYDWSNGSTTATIQGAGLQTVIVTDANGCSASDTVTIVVAVTGIEGLEQMSIFPNPAQDYVNLSFELTESRQLQLQLVALNGQVVYTQSLNVVGQQNLRINTQELAPAMYMLRIIDEKSRTQHTEPIVIQR; via the coding sequence ATGCAAAAACTATCGATTCAAATTTTCATGCTGTTTTGCTTGAGTCTTTTGAGCTTCTCGGTTTCGGCCCAGTTGACAGAAGATTTTGAGGGCAGCATTCCGCCTACGGGTTGGGCCATTTTTGATAATGGCAATGGGACCGCCCAATCTTGGCAGGCCTCTACGACCTCCAATACGGGAGCCCAAGCGGCTTATGTCCGTTATGAGTATGTAACGACAGGAACCGCAGTAGACTGGATGGTCACGCCTTTGGTAAATATTACGGCTGGGGCTAGCGACTTGGCCTTTTATCAGCGCCAATTTTATGGCTCGGATTATGGGACCATTTATACCATTCGGGTATCTACCACATCTCAGACCGACACCACTACTTTTACGACCATTGACACCCAATCGGAGCTTGATTTTGGAACTAGCTACACCCCTAAGTTAGTAGATCTTAGCGCCTATATTGGCCAATCTGTTTATGTGGCTTTTGTGATGGAGCAAGACGGTGGCGACAACTGGTATATTGATGATTTGAGCATTGGAGCGCCTCCCTGTTTGGATCCTTCTGCGGTAACGGCCAGCAACATTACAGCCAACTCGGCAGATATTAGCTTTAATGCCAATGGCGCGCCTCAGGCAGAGGTGGCCCTAGTGGCAGCAGGAGCTGCGGCCCCTACTTCAGGAACGGTAACAAGCAGCAACCCCTTTAGCGCTACGGGTCTGGCTGATGGAAGCAGCTATGACATTTATGTCCGTGGCCTTTGTAGCGGTGGTGGCAACTCTAACTGGGTAGGTCCAATTAGCTTTACCACCTCTTGCTTGGGCGTACAAGGCGATATGGCCAATGATGCTTTTGTCATTAGCACGCCTAACTTTAACCAAGCTGGAGCGACTGACTCTTGCTATACGAATACGGTGGGCAATAGCTCGGCAGACGTATGGTTTCAGTATGTAATTCCCAGTTGTACCGACTCGCTTTACATTGCTTTGGATAGCTCTGACTTTGACACTTACCTCCGTGTTTTTGGGGCCGATACAACTACCTCTTTGGCCGTAAATGATGATGGTGGAGCGGGAGCTACCTCTCGCCTAGCATTGAGCATTTTGAACAATGCCAACTTTAATTCTGGCGACACGATTTATATTGTAGTAGAAGGCTTTAGCGGCAATGAAGGAAACTACGTCCTTGATGTACAAGCCACCACAAGCAGCTCTCCTGCTGGAGATTGGGCCAATACGGCTATTGGCATCAGTGCGCTTCCTTTTGTGGCCAACAATGCCACTAGTTGCTACAGCAATACGGCTGGCCAAGCCGCTGCTGACGTTTGGTTTGAGTACATTGTTGAAGACTGTCTAGACTCTATTCTCATCTCTTTGGCAGGCTCTGACTATGATTCTTACCTAAACATCTATGCCGCCGATAGCAGCACGATTCTGTTTAGCAATGACAATGGCGCAGGCAACAATAATGCAGCCTTGAACATTGCGGTTGGGGCAAGCATCAATAGTGGCGACACCATTTATATTTTGGTAGAAGGTGCGGGCACTGCTAGCGGAAACTTCCAGCTAGATGTACAGCCTGTATTTGCTTCTCTTGCCGGAAACACCATCCAGCAGGCTATTAGCTTCAATAGCTTCCCCTTTAGCAATTCTGGAGCAACCACAGGTTGTTACCAAAACACGATTGGAAACAGCTCTGCGGATGTATGGTTCCAGCATGTACTAGACAACTGTACAGATACTCTATTCATCAGCTTGGATAGCTCTGACTTTGATACTTATCTCCGTGTTTATGCGGCTGATGGAACTACTCAGTTGGATTACAATGATGATGGTGGACAAGGAACTACCTCTTACCTCCTTCTCGATATTGTTAATGATCCTAACTATAATGGAGGAGATACCATCTATATCTTGGTAGAAGGTTATGGTTCTAGCACGGGGAACTACGGACTCAACATTGATGCGGTACGTTGTGATCCTGCAGTTAGCGCCACCGTAGTGGTGAATGGTCTACAGACGACTTACTGTAATGCCAACAACATTCCTAGTCCACAAATGGTCATCTACAATGGTGGAAACAGCGACTTGGCCATGGTTCCTTATACCGTGACGCTAAGCACCCTACCCTTTACGATTGCTGTAGACACAGCCTACAACATTCCTATGGATGATTCTGTAGTGATTAGTCTACCTGCCTTCCCTTCTGCTTCTGGAAACGGAATCTTTGAGGTGAGCATTGATGTTCCTGGCGATTATGACCTCAGTGATAATGTCTATACTCAGGTATTGGCGATTTCTAATACGGTTTCTACGGTTTCTGCTGTAGATGTAGCTTGTCATGGAGATGCAAACGGTAGTGCTACGGCTATGGGCCAAGCGGGTATTGCCCCTTACAGCTATATTTGGGATGCCAATGCGGGCAGCCAAACTACGGCTACAGCTACAGGCCTCAATGCCGGAACTTATAATGTGACCATTACAGATAGCATTGGCTGTGGCACACAAAATAGCGTTCAAATTACGGAGCCTACAATTTTGACCGTAGATGCAGTCAATAATAATGATGGTACCGCTACGGCCAGCGTTTCTGGTGGAGTAGCTAGCTATAGCTACGATTGGTCTAATGGCTCAACTACTGCTACAATTCAGGGGGCAGGACTACAAACTGTTATTGTTACCGATGCCAACGGTTGCTCGGCTAGCGATACGGTTACTATTGTTGTAGCCGTTACGGGCATTGAAGGATTGGAGCAAATGAGCATTTTCCCCAATCCGGCTCAAGATTATGTAAACCTTAGCTTTGAGTTGACGGAAAGCCGTCAGCTTCAGCTACAATTGGTAGCCCTAAATGGCCAAGTGGTTTATACCCAAAGCCTAAATGTTGTTGGGCAGCAAAACTTGCGCATCAATACGCAAGAGCTTGCTCCTGCTATGTATATGCTCCGCATCATTGATGAAAAGAGCCGTACGCAGCATACCGAGCCTATCGTTATTCAGCGATAA